In Mus musculus strain C57BL/6J chromosome 9, GRCm38.p6 C57BL/6J, one genomic interval encodes:
- the Mmp3 gene encoding stromelysin-1 preproprotein, giving the protein MKMKGLPVLLWLCVVVCSSYPLHDSARDDDAGMELLQKYLENYYGLAKDVKQFIKKKDSSLIVKKIQEMQKFLGLEMTGKLDSNTMELMHKPRCGVPDVGGFSTFPGSPKWRKSHITYRIVNYTPDLPRQSVDSAIEKALKVWEEVTPLTFSRISEGEADIMISFAVGEHGDFVPFDGPGTVLAHAYAPGPGINGDAHFDDDERWTEDVTGTNLFLVAAHELGHSLGLYHSAKAEALMYPVYKSSTDLSRFHLSQDDVDGIQSLYGTPTASPDVLVVPTKSNSLEPETSPMCSSTLFFDAVSTLRGEVLFFKDRHFWRKSLRTPEPEFYLISSFWPSLPSNMDAAYEVTNRDTVFIFKGNQFWAIRGHEELAGYPKSIHTLGLPATVKKIDAAISNKEKRKTYFFVEDKYWRFDEKKQSMEPGFPRKIAEDFPGVDSRVDAVFEAFGFLYFFSGSSQLEFDPNAKKVTHILKSNSWFNC; this is encoded by the exons atgaaaatgaagggtcTTCCGGTCCTGCTGTggctgtgtgtggttgtgtgctcATCCTACCCATTGCATGACAGTGCAAGGGATGATGATGCTGGTATGGAGCTTCTGCAG AAATACCTAGAAAACTACTATGGCCTTGCAAAAGATGTGAAGCAATTTATTAAGAAAAAGGACAGTAGTCTTATTGtcaaaaaaattcaagaaatgcAGAAGTTCCTCGGGTTGGAGATGACAGGGAAGCTGGACTCCAACACTATGGAGCTGATGCATAAGCCCAGGTGTGGTGTTCCTGATGTTGGTGGCTTCAGTACCTTCCCAGGTTCGCCAAAATGGAGGAAATCCCACATCACCTACAG GATTGTGAATTATACACCGGATTTGCCAAGACAGAGTGTGGATTCTGCCATTGAAAAAGCTTTGAAGGTCTGGGAGGAGGTGACCCCACTCACTTTCTCCAGGATCTCTGAAGGAGAGGCTGACATAATGATCTCCTTTGCAGTTGGAG AACATGGAGACTTTGTCCCTTTTGATGGGCCTGGAACAGTCTTGGCTCATGCCTATGCACCTGGACCAGGGATTAATGGAGATGCTCACTTTGACGATGATGAACGATGGACAGAGGATGTCACTG GTACCAACCTATTCCTGGTTGCTGCTCATGAACTTGGCCACTCCCTGGGACTCTACCACTCAGCCAAGGCTGAAGCTCTGATGTACCCAGTCTACAAGTCCTCCACAGACTTGTCCCGTTTCCATCTCTCTCAAGATGATGTAGATGGTATTCAGTCCCTCTATG GAACTCCCACAGCATCCCCTGATGTCCTCGTGGTACCCACCAAGTCTAACTCTCTGGAACCTGAGACATCACCAATGTGCAGCTCTACTTTGTTCTTTGATGCAGTCAGCACCCTCCGGGGAGAAgtcctgttttttaaagacag GCACTTTTGGCGCAAATCTCTCAGGACTCCTGAGCCTGAATTTTATTTGATCTCTTCATTTTGGCCATCTCTTCCATCCAACATGGATGCTGCATATGAGGTTACTAACAGAGacactgttttcatttttaaag GAAATCAGTTCTGGGCTATACGAGGGCACGAGGAGCTAGCAGGTTATCCTAAAAGCATTCACACCCTGGGTCTCCCTGCAACCGTGAAGAAGATCGATGCTGCCATTTCtaataaagagaaaaggaagacctACTTCTTTGTAGAGGACAAATACTGGAG GTTTGATGAGAAGAAACAATCCATGGAGCCAGGATTTCCCAGGAAGATAGCTGAGGACTTTCCAGGTGTTGACTCAAGGGTGGATGCTGTCTTTGAAGCATTTG ggtttctctacttCTTCAGTGGATCTTCGCAGTTGGAATTTGACCCAAATGCCAAAAAAGTGACCCACATATTGAAGAGCAATAGCTGGTTTAATTGTTAA